One Sebastes umbrosus isolate fSebUmb1 chromosome 6, fSebUmb1.pri, whole genome shotgun sequence DNA window includes the following coding sequences:
- the LOC119490382 gene encoding tumor necrosis factor receptor superfamily member 14-like yields MLSTLAVLGYIAALMAPVMCCLSDEYETRDGECCSPCLEGSVVQRDCTQKSGTRCSACVNGTYMNQPNGLSKCFLCTSCDQGHGLFAQQECTTTTDTICDVLSGYFCKHLMDDAGCSLAKKHSPCEPGHRIKVPGTSRNDTVCELCQPGHFSQDGWNCTAWTSCSETGFKMKEGSSSSDVVCGAASREHFYYIPLIMATLLSLELVIAVYRNILNSFPPHLST; encoded by the exons ATGCTTTCGACATTGGCCGTGCTCG GGTATATTGCTGCACTCATGGCACCAGTGATGTGCTGTCTTTCTGACGAATATGAAACAAGGGACGGGGAATGCTGCTCACCATGTctcgaag GTTCAGTTGTTCAAAGAGACTGCACACAGAAGTCAGGCACACGGTGCAGCGCCTGTGTGAATGGGACTTATATGAACCAACCCAATGGCCTGAGTAAATGTTTCCTCTGCACCTCCTGTGATCAAG GTCATGGTCTCTTTGCCCAACAGGAGTGCACAACCACAACTGACACAATTTGTGATGTTTTAAGTGGCTATTTCTGCAAACATTTGATGGATGATGCAGGATGTAGTTTAGCAAAAAAACATTCTCCATGTGAACCTGGTCACAGGATAAAAGTACCTG gAACCAGCAGAAATGATACAGTGTGTGAACTTTGTCAGCCAGGCCATTTTTCACAGGATGGCTGGAATTGCACGGCTTGGACTAG TTGCTCAGAAACCGGATTTAAGATGAAagaaggaagcagcagcagtgatgttGTCTGTGGAGCTGCTTCAAGAGAGCATTTCTATTATATACCGCTTATTATGGCCACGCTATTATCATTAGAACTTGTGATCGCAG TTTACAGAAATATACTGAACTCCTTTCCCCCTCATCTATCCACTTAG
- the LOC119490387 gene encoding tumor necrosis factor receptor superfamily member 14-like, which translates to MDCTQQSGTVCNACGNGTCMNQPNGLTNCFLCTSCDQGHGLFVQKECTTTTDTICDVLSGYFCKDLMDGAGCSLAKKHTPCAPGHRVKVPGTSRTDTVCEHCQPGHFSQDGLYCTAWTICSEIEVKVEGSSSSDVVCGAASRERFYCIPFIMAMLLSLELVIAG; encoded by the exons ATGGACTGCACACAGCAGTCAGGTACAGTGTGCAACGCCTGTGGGAATGGGACTTGTATGAACCAACCCAATGGCCTGACTAACTGTTTCCTCTGCACCTCCTGTGACCAAG GTCATGGTCTCTTTGTCCAAAAGGAGTGCACAACCACAACTGACACAATTTGTGATGTTTTAAGTGGCTATTTCTGCAAAGATTTGATGGATGGTGCAGGATGTAGTTTAGCAAAAAAACATACTCCATGTGCACCTGGTCACAGGGTTAAAGTACCTG gAACCAGCAGAACTGATACAGTGTGTGAACATTGTCAGCCAGGCCATTTTTCACAGGATGGCCTGTATTGCACGGCTTGGACTAT TTGCTCAGAAATCGAAGTAAAGGTCgaaggaagcagcagcagtgatgtaGTCTGTGGAGCTGCTTcaagagagcgtttctattgtaTACCTTTTATTATGGCCATGCTGTTATCATTAGAACTTGTGATCGCAGGTTAG